From the genome of Halobellus litoreus, one region includes:
- the purB gene encoding adenylosuccinate lyase has translation MDDLSRSDPLAAVSPLDGRYAGRTEPLVPYASEAALMRARLRVEVEYLLALADLDAVPLSLSATERDDLRAVVDGFDGDDARLIKRLETEGAEGFSATNHDVKAVEYYLRTETDERVHPWIHFGLTSEDVNNLAHRLLAKPAVEAVLLPALAAVRDELVDLAHEYRNTPMLARTHGQPATPTTFGKEMAVYAARLGTTMGRVVDAADALSGKLAGASGTYAAHVAAYPDVDWRAFARSFVADLGLEHTALATQVNPCDDLAALFDALRGVNNVLIDLDRDVWLYVSDRYLGQEAEAGETGSSTMPHKVNPIDFENSEGNLLKANSDLTFLADYVTTSRLQRDLSDSTVKRNVGAAFAHCLIGYGKTEAGLGKVVPNEVVMREELEARPELIGEAVQTILRREGDTEAYERVKSLTRGREVTLEDFRDLFEDLDVDESVRAELRSLSPATYVGVGDELVDELGE, from the coding sequence ATGGACGATCTCTCCCGTTCCGATCCGCTCGCGGCGGTCTCGCCGCTCGACGGTCGGTACGCCGGTCGCACCGAACCGCTCGTCCCGTACGCGAGCGAGGCGGCGCTGATGCGGGCGCGGCTCCGCGTCGAGGTGGAGTACCTGCTCGCGCTGGCCGATCTCGACGCGGTCCCGCTGTCGCTCTCGGCGACCGAACGCGACGACCTCCGCGCGGTCGTCGACGGGTTCGACGGCGACGACGCCCGACTCATCAAGCGCCTGGAGACCGAGGGTGCCGAGGGATTCAGCGCGACCAACCACGACGTGAAGGCCGTCGAGTACTACCTGCGGACCGAGACCGACGAGCGCGTCCACCCGTGGATCCACTTCGGGCTCACCTCCGAGGACGTGAACAACCTCGCGCACCGTCTGCTCGCGAAGCCGGCCGTCGAGGCGGTCCTGCTGCCCGCGCTCGCTGCCGTCCGGGACGAACTCGTCGACCTCGCCCACGAGTACCGAAATACGCCGATGCTCGCGCGGACGCACGGCCAGCCAGCGACGCCGACGACGTTCGGCAAGGAGATGGCCGTCTACGCGGCGCGCCTCGGCACGACGATGGGCCGCGTCGTCGACGCCGCCGACGCCCTCTCGGGGAAGCTCGCCGGTGCGTCCGGGACGTACGCCGCCCACGTCGCGGCCTACCCCGACGTGGACTGGCGCGCGTTCGCCCGCTCGTTCGTCGCCGATCTGGGGCTCGAACACACCGCGCTCGCGACGCAGGTGAACCCCTGCGACGACCTCGCGGCGCTGTTCGACGCGCTCCGCGGCGTCAACAACGTCCTCATCGATCTCGATCGCGATGTCTGGCTGTACGTCTCTGACCGATACCTCGGCCAGGAGGCCGAGGCGGGCGAGACGGGTTCCTCGACGATGCCCCACAAGGTGAACCCGATCGACTTCGAGAACTCCGAGGGAAACCTCTTGAAGGCCAACTCGGACCTGACGTTCCTCGCCGACTACGTCACCACCTCGCGACTCCAGCGGGACCTCTCGGACTCGACGGTGAAGCGTAACGTCGGCGCGGCGTTCGCCCACTGTCTGATCGGTTACGGGAAGACCGAGGCCGGGCTGGGAAAAGTGGTCCCCAACGAGGTCGTGATGCGCGAGGAGCTCGAAGCGCGCCCGGAACTGATCGGCGAGGCGGTCCAGACGATCCTCCGACGCGAGGGCGACACCGAGGCCTACGAGCGGGTCAAGTCGCTCACGCGCGGCCGCGAGGTCACGCTCGAAGACTTCCGCGACCTCTTCGAGGACCTCGACGTCGACGAGTCCGTCAGAGCGGAACTCCGCTCGCTCTCGCCCGCGACGTACGTCGGCGTCGGCGACGAACTCGTCGACGAACTGGGCGAATGA
- the purH gene encoding bifunctional phosphoribosylaminoimidazolecarboxamide formyltransferase/IMP cyclohydrolase encodes MTKVAGLASNRGRNLRHIDDRRPGGTELAVVLSNHEGAPVLDAATERGIPTEVVEREDDESRESHERRILDALSSYDFDLVCLDGYMRVLTETFLDAAPTTLNVHPSLLPAFPGTDAHEQVLDAGVSVTGCTVHVVTEEVDAGPIVTQESVPVYADDDADSLKARVLHDAEFTAYPRAVRWYAEGRLQVDERATDGSAELTVSVDGDDGGDFPERRVISDDRSAELRYGENPHQEAAVYADAAAAEASVVDAPQLNEGAKGLSYNNYNDADAALNLIKEFDEPAAAVIKHTNPAGCATADTLADAYADALATDPMSAFGGIVALNRACDAPTAEEIVDSFKEVVVAPDYTDAALDVLCEKDDLRVLDVGDLDDRTDRLTEKPLVGGRLVQERDLWAPTRDDIEVVTETEPTEEQLETMLFAWKVLKHVKSNGIVFADGTETVGVGMGQVSRVDAVKLAAMKAESDAEGKSAEGAVMASDAFFPFPDGVEEAADAGVEAVIQPGGSVNDEDVVAACDERGMPMVFTGRRCFRHD; translated from the coding sequence ATGACCAAGGTTGCCGGCCTGGCGAGCAATCGCGGACGCAATCTCCGACACATCGACGACAGACGCCCCGGCGGTACGGAGCTCGCGGTCGTCCTCTCGAACCACGAGGGAGCGCCGGTTCTCGACGCGGCGACGGAGCGCGGCATCCCGACGGAGGTCGTCGAGCGGGAGGACGACGAATCACGAGAGTCCCACGAGCGGCGGATCCTCGACGCCCTGTCGAGTTACGACTTCGACCTCGTCTGTCTGGACGGCTATATGCGCGTCCTCACGGAGACGTTTCTCGACGCGGCACCGACGACGCTCAACGTCCATCCCTCGCTGCTTCCTGCCTTCCCCGGGACGGACGCCCACGAGCAGGTGCTCGACGCCGGCGTCAGCGTGACCGGGTGCACCGTCCACGTCGTCACCGAAGAGGTCGACGCGGGACCGATCGTCACCCAGGAATCGGTCCCGGTCTACGCCGACGACGACGCCGACTCGCTGAAGGCCCGCGTCCTCCACGACGCCGAATTCACGGCGTATCCGCGCGCCGTCCGGTGGTACGCCGAGGGCCGACTGCAGGTCGACGAACGGGCGACCGATGGCAGCGCGGAGCTGACGGTCTCCGTCGACGGCGACGACGGCGGCGACTTCCCAGAGCGGCGCGTCATCTCCGACGATCGGTCCGCGGAACTCCGCTACGGTGAAAACCCACACCAGGAGGCCGCTGTCTACGCCGACGCCGCCGCGGCGGAGGCGAGCGTCGTCGACGCGCCGCAGCTGAACGAGGGCGCGAAGGGGCTGTCGTACAACAACTACAACGACGCCGACGCCGCGCTGAACCTCATCAAGGAGTTCGACGAGCCGGCCGCGGCGGTGATCAAACACACGAACCCGGCCGGCTGTGCGACGGCCGACACGCTCGCCGACGCCTACGCCGACGCGCTCGCGACCGACCCGATGAGCGCCTTCGGCGGTATCGTCGCGCTGAACCGCGCTTGCGACGCCCCGACGGCCGAGGAGATCGTCGACTCGTTCAAGGAAGTCGTCGTCGCGCCGGACTACACGGACGCCGCGCTCGACGTCCTCTGCGAGAAGGACGACCTCCGCGTCCTCGACGTCGGAGACCTGGACGACCGGACGGACCGGCTGACGGAGAAGCCGCTCGTCGGCGGGCGGCTCGTCCAGGAACGCGACCTCTGGGCACCCACCCGCGACGATATCGAGGTCGTCACCGAGACCGAGCCGACCGAGGAACAGCTGGAGACGATGCTGTTCGCCTGGAAGGTGCTGAAGCACGTCAAGTCGAACGGCATCGTGTTCGCCGACGGCACCGAGACCGTCGGCGTCGGGATGGGCCAGGTCTCGCGCGTCGACGCCGTCAAACTGGCCGCGATGAAGGCCGAATCCGACGCCGAGGGCAAGAGCGCGGAGGGGGCCGTGATGGCGTCTGACGCCTTCTTCCCCTTCCCCGACGGCGTCGAGGAGGCCGCCGACGCCGGCGTCGAGGCGGTCATCCAGCCCGGCGGCTCGGTGAACGACGAGGACGTCGTCGCCGCCTGCGACGAGCGCGGGATGCCGATGGTGTTCACCGGGCGGCGGTGCTTCAGACACGATTGA
- a CDS encoding universal stress protein, which produces MYEHVLVPTDGSDGTMQALEHALDIASTRDATIHALSVVDRRLYLAAGEDQKDELKETMEVDARAAVERVADAASEAGVECTTTVRDGIPYRSILEYADENGMDLIVMGTHGRSGRDKLANLGSVTERVVENTDTPIMVVRMTDA; this is translated from the coding sequence ATGTACGAGCACGTACTCGTCCCAACCGACGGCAGCGACGGCACGATGCAGGCGCTCGAACACGCACTCGACATCGCCTCGACGCGCGACGCGACGATCCACGCGCTCTCGGTCGTCGACAGGCGGCTCTATCTCGCCGCGGGGGAGGACCAGAAAGACGAACTCAAGGAGACGATGGAGGTCGACGCGCGCGCGGCAGTCGAGCGCGTCGCCGACGCGGCGTCCGAGGCCGGCGTCGAGTGTACGACGACGGTTCGCGACGGGATTCCGTACCGTTCCATCCTGGAGTACGCCGACGAGAACGGGATGGACCTGATCGTGATGGGGACGCACGGTCGCTCGGGCCGCGACAAACTCGCGAACCTCGGCAGCGTCACCGAGCGCGTCGTCGAGAACACCGACACGCCGATTATGGTCGTGCGGATGACCGACGCGTAG
- a CDS encoding NRDE family protein → MCTLTLAWRVFEDAPVVVAANRDELLDRASEPPAVRAGDPPVVAPRDAEAGGTWIGYNAAGVFAGVTNRWVDVPGGGERSRGLLVRDVLESRSAEAARELVEDAVAADTYDGFNLVVAERMPTDRDGTTAPPTAYLFEWDGDLRVRELDPGVHVVVNVGVNGESLDSTRPERASEQANDAERVREALAPRPGESASGWRDRAADVLGDHEYGVCIHRPDRGFGTRSSSLLTLYSDGDADMEFADGPPCETAFRPVEGQI, encoded by the coding sequence GTGTGTACACTGACACTCGCCTGGCGCGTCTTCGAGGACGCGCCGGTCGTCGTCGCCGCGAACCGCGACGAGCTGCTGGATCGGGCGTCCGAACCGCCGGCCGTCCGAGCGGGTGACCCACCGGTCGTCGCTCCGCGCGACGCCGAGGCCGGTGGCACCTGGATCGGCTACAACGCGGCCGGCGTCTTCGCGGGCGTCACGAACCGGTGGGTCGACGTCCCGGGCGGCGGCGAGCGTTCCCGCGGACTGTTGGTCCGCGACGTGCTCGAATCCCGAAGCGCCGAGGCGGCGCGCGAACTGGTCGAGGACGCCGTCGCGGCGGACACCTACGACGGGTTCAATCTGGTCGTCGCCGAGCGGATGCCGACCGACCGAGACGGCACGACCGCACCGCCGACCGCCTACCTCTTCGAGTGGGACGGCGACCTCCGGGTGCGCGAACTCGATCCGGGCGTCCACGTCGTCGTCAACGTCGGCGTGAACGGCGAGTCTCTCGACTCGACGCGGCCCGAGCGGGCGAGCGAACAGGCGAACGACGCCGAACGGGTTCGGGAGGCGCTTGCCCCGCGTCCGGGCGAGTCCGCGTCCGGGTGGCGCGACCGCGCCGCCGACGTCCTCGGTGACCACGAGTACGGCGTGTGCATTCACCGGCCCGACCGCGGGTTCGGCACCCGATCGTCCTCGCTTCTGACGCTCTACAGCGACGGCGACGCCGATATGGAGTTCGCCGACGGACCGCCGTGTGAGACCGCGTTCCGCCCGGTCGAAGGCCAAATTTAA
- a CDS encoding helix-turn-helix transcriptional regulator has protein sequence MSAGAAEADLSADELEALELIRETGGIHQSDFWKELDISSRKGSRIAEKLADLGLIEREETVYEGHNTYHLEPAARDLDFSLLMAGDMLSPFIGEEEVNHNSDAFSQWLMNLAYEEY, from the coding sequence ATGAGCGCAGGCGCTGCCGAGGCCGACCTCTCGGCCGACGAACTCGAAGCACTGGAACTCATCCGGGAGACGGGCGGGATCCACCAGAGCGACTTCTGGAAGGAACTCGACATCTCCTCGCGGAAGGGGAGTCGGATCGCCGAGAAGCTCGCGGACCTCGGCCTCATCGAGCGCGAGGAGACGGTGTACGAGGGGCACAACACCTACCACCTCGAACCGGCGGCACGGGACCTCGACTTCTCGCTGCTGATGGCGGGCGATATGCTGTCCCCGTTCATCGGCGAGGAGGAGGTCAACCACAACAGCGACGCGTTCTCCCAGTGGCTGATGAACCTCGCGTACGAGGAGTACTGA
- the psmA gene encoding archaeal proteasome endopeptidase complex subunit alpha → MQGQAQQQAYDRGITIFSPDGRLYQVEYAREAVKRGTASVGVRTPEGVVLAADKRSRSPLMEPTSVEKIHKADDHAGIASAGHVADARQLIDFARRQAQVNRLRYGEAIGIETLTKNVTDHIQQYTQVGGARPFGVALLIGGVENGEPRLYETDPSGTPYEWKAVSIGADRSDLQEHLEENYDDDLTLDEGVGLALRAIASANDDELAADGVDVATITTDSEAFVELSNDEIATYIAENDLEPSDEDDEDAEE, encoded by the coding sequence ATGCAGGGACAAGCCCAACAGCAGGCATACGACCGTGGAATCACGATCTTCTCGCCGGACGGTCGCCTCTACCAGGTGGAGTACGCCCGGGAGGCAGTCAAGCGAGGGACCGCGAGCGTCGGCGTCCGAACGCCCGAGGGAGTCGTCCTCGCGGCGGACAAACGCTCCCGCTCTCCGCTTATGGAGCCGACGAGCGTCGAGAAGATACACAAAGCGGACGACCACGCCGGCATCGCGTCGGCGGGCCACGTGGCCGACGCGCGACAGCTCATCGACTTCGCGCGGCGACAGGCGCAGGTCAACCGCCTCCGCTACGGCGAGGCAATCGGCATCGAGACGCTGACGAAGAACGTCACCGACCACATCCAGCAGTACACGCAGGTCGGCGGCGCGCGCCCGTTCGGCGTCGCGCTGCTCATCGGCGGCGTCGAGAACGGCGAGCCCCGACTCTACGAGACCGACCCCTCGGGGACGCCCTACGAGTGGAAGGCCGTCTCGATCGGCGCCGACCGCAGCGACCTCCAGGAGCACCTCGAAGAGAACTACGACGACGACCTGACGCTCGACGAGGGCGTCGGCCTCGCACTGCGGGCCATCGCCTCCGCGAACGACGACGAACTCGCCGCAGACGGCGTCGACGTCGCGACGATCACGACCGACTCCGAGGCGTTCGTCGAACTCTCCAACGACGAGATCGCGACGTACATCGCCGAAAACGACCTCGAACCGTCCGACGAGGACGACGAGGACGCCGAAGAGTAA
- a CDS encoding Rpp14/Pop5 family protein — MKHLPKHLQPRWRYLAVEIEAWPDAEFDRGAFQRDLWYAAQNLYGDAGSAEADLTVLAFHFARGDGETIVRAHRGTEDRARAAVAALDRIDGEPVGLRIRGISGTVRACEERYLNGRTGRGEQRDVVFENESRPAVVRDDRIDVEGTDGFAGATRLDFE, encoded by the coding sequence GTGAAGCACCTCCCGAAACACCTCCAGCCGCGTTGGCGGTACCTGGCCGTCGAGATCGAGGCCTGGCCCGACGCCGAGTTCGATCGCGGCGCGTTCCAGCGCGACCTCTGGTACGCCGCCCAGAACCTCTACGGCGACGCCGGGAGCGCCGAGGCGGATCTGACGGTGCTCGCGTTTCACTTCGCGCGTGGCGACGGCGAGACCATCGTTCGCGCCCACCGCGGCACGGAGGATCGGGCGCGGGCCGCCGTCGCCGCTCTGGATCGGATCGACGGGGAGCCGGTGGGCCTCCGGATCCGCGGGATTTCGGGCACCGTTCGCGCCTGTGAGGAAAGGTATTTGAACGGCCGGACCGGACGTGGAGAACAGAGAGACGTCGTGTTCGAGAACGAATCCCGCCCCGCCGTCGTCCGCGACGATCGGATCGACGTCGAGGGCACAGACGGGTTCGCGGGCGCGACGCGGCTCGATTTCGAGTGA
- a CDS encoding class I SAM-dependent methyltransferase, which translates to MKKTIDEHAERFSEAASSYDDEQDSREYLACADLVVEHAAPGPDDVVLDLGTGTGAIALALAPKSKRVIGRDISEGMLEEARSKADEAGIENVEFGIGRFRDPDYEGPVDVVTSNFAMHHLSDAEKREAIAAIADLDPRRFVLGDVMFFGTPDPDEPFYSPEVDDPATVGTLVDALTDEGFVLTAVERVHEQVGVLVAERFGAASERVGVAPKQSEE; encoded by the coding sequence ATGAAAAAGACGATTGACGAACACGCCGAGCGGTTCTCCGAAGCGGCCTCCTCGTACGACGACGAGCAGGACTCCCGCGAGTATCTCGCGTGCGCCGATCTCGTCGTCGAGCACGCCGCGCCCGGCCCCGACGACGTCGTTCTCGACCTCGGAACCGGCACCGGGGCGATCGCGCTGGCGCTGGCTCCGAAGTCAAAGCGCGTGATCGGACGGGACATCAGCGAAGGGATGCTCGAAGAGGCCCGGTCGAAGGCCGACGAGGCGGGAATCGAGAACGTCGAGTTCGGAATCGGGCGATTTCGAGACCCCGACTACGAGGGCCCAGTCGACGTCGTCACGTCGAACTTCGCGATGCATCACCTCTCCGACGCGGAGAAGCGCGAGGCCATCGCCGCGATCGCGGACCTGGACCCCCGGCGGTTCGTTCTCGGGGACGTGATGTTCTTCGGGACGCCCGATCCCGACGAGCCGTTCTACAGCCCCGAGGTCGACGACCCCGCGACGGTCGGCACGCTCGTCGACGCGCTGACCGACGAGGGCTTCGTGCTCACCGCCGTCGAGCGCGTCCACGAGCAGGTCGGCGTCCTCGTGGCCGAGCGCTTCGGGGCCGCCAGCGAGCGGGTGGGCGTCGCGCCGAAGCAGAGCGAGGAGTGA
- a CDS encoding RNase P subunit p30 family protein, whose amino-acid sequence MYEAVHAHPDGRSTAARFATTAERDGYDGVVVRAGDAAPEYDRLREACGVDVVDAAEIVAADPQHASGAVGNARTKHTVVIVSGGTNALNRFAVEQARVDVLVRPFEGPIGEGTDGDGRNGRRGDADGDFNHVLAKAARDNDVRIEVNLGPVLRDRGGHRVRHLTKLRKLQRLIDHYDAPYVVSANPTSHLQLRAPRDLAAVGEEIGLGDEWIREGLDEWGRLVARNRERRSESFIAPGVERGRYEKDD is encoded by the coding sequence ATGTACGAGGCGGTCCACGCTCACCCGGACGGACGCAGCACGGCCGCGCGCTTCGCGACGACGGCCGAGCGCGACGGCTACGACGGCGTGGTCGTCCGCGCCGGCGACGCCGCCCCCGAGTACGACCGCCTCCGCGAGGCCTGTGGCGTCGACGTCGTCGACGCCGCCGAAATCGTCGCCGCGGACCCCCAGCACGCCAGCGGCGCGGTCGGCAACGCCCGGACGAAACACACCGTCGTGATCGTCTCCGGCGGGACGAACGCGCTGAACCGCTTCGCGGTCGAACAGGCCCGCGTGGACGTCCTCGTGCGTCCCTTCGAGGGGCCGATCGGCGAGGGGACCGACGGCGACGGTCGGAACGGTCGCCGCGGCGACGCGGACGGCGATTTCAACCACGTCCTCGCGAAGGCCGCCCGCGACAACGACGTCCGAATCGAGGTGAACCTCGGGCCGGTGCTGCGGGACCGCGGCGGCCATCGCGTCCGGCACCTCACCAAACTCCGGAAACTGCAGCGGCTGATCGATCACTACGACGCGCCGTACGTCGTGAGCGCGAACCCCACCTCGCACCTGCAACTCCGCGCGCCCCGTGACCTGGCCGCCGTCGGCGAGGAGATCGGCCTCGGCGACGAGTGGATCCGCGAGGGGCTCGACGAGTGGGGCCGGCTGGTCGCTCGCAACCGCGAGCGACGCTCCGAGTCGTTCATTGCCCCGGGCGTCGAACGTGGTCGGTATGAAAAAGACGATTGA
- a CDS encoding BGTF surface domain-containing protein, with protein MTSPPAKWPHSSLQSASNARRLTALALAAVLVVSAAGAVASPVAAQSGDDPFALETESVESVQDATVSGTTTLDAGTEVQVRLRSTGETSPQFLRTKTTTVGSDGAWNATFDLSAIETHDAIEVSVVATNESASDAFEIPIENDRATPTSTSDSLVSAPGFGIAAALAGLVGGTALLRRRD; from the coding sequence ATGACGAGCCCTCCAGCGAAGTGGCCGCATAGCTCTCTCCAGTCAGCATCGAACGCCCGCCGACTGACCGCGCTCGCGCTCGCGGCCGTCCTCGTCGTCTCGGCCGCGGGCGCGGTCGCGTCTCCGGTGGCCGCACAGTCCGGCGACGATCCCTTCGCGTTGGAGACAGAATCGGTCGAATCAGTGCAGGACGCGACTGTCAGCGGAACGACGACGCTCGACGCCGGGACGGAGGTTCAGGTTCGGCTCCGTTCGACCGGTGAGACGAGCCCGCAGTTCCTGCGGACGAAGACGACGACCGTCGGCAGCGACGGTGCGTGGAACGCGACGTTCGACCTCTCGGCGATCGAGACTCACGACGCGATCGAGGTCTCCGTGGTGGCGACGAACGAGAGCGCCAGCGACGCCTTCGAGATTCCCATCGAGAACGATCGCGCGACGCCGACCTCGACGAGCGATTCGCTCGTCTCCGCGCCCGGGTTCGGAATCGCCGCCGCGCTCGCCGGTCTCGTCGGGGGCACAGCGCTCCTCCGACGGCGAGACTGA
- a CDS encoding M20 family metallopeptidase, producing the protein MADDHGESATGTVTDSESGEFDPIAFLEAAVPIASNEGVEEMREFLVETIESRGIDARVDDAGNTLASKGAGAGAVGDSTAADDADPETHLVFNTHIDTVSPHVPFARDQIDGHTVRIHGRGACDAKGPLAAILAAFFAVEPREDARVTLAVTPDEEVLSTGAAALDLDADCYVVGEPTGLDVCTAAKGRFQGTLTLTGTAAHAAEPGSGTNAVAGLEGALAAIRTFDDGRESHSQLGAATLTPTVVSGGDATNQVPARCELVLDRRSVPPETADGFRSELETAVRAAVPDDVGVAFDLTDRPTPFLEAFATDESHDLVRTLAAASERAGGSGAVRPFTAATEASYFSPAPVVVFGPGVLADDEGAVAHAKREYVDVADVRRAGSALRDATRRLVGR; encoded by the coding sequence ATGGCGGACGATCACGGCGAGTCCGCCACCGGGACGGTCACCGACTCCGAGTCCGGCGAGTTCGATCCGATCGCGTTCCTCGAGGCGGCCGTGCCGATCGCCTCGAACGAGGGCGTCGAAGAGATGCGCGAGTTCCTGGTCGAGACGATCGAATCGCGGGGTATCGACGCTCGCGTCGACGACGCGGGCAACACGCTGGCGTCGAAGGGCGCGGGGGCTGGCGCTGTAGGCGATTCGACCGCTGCAGACGACGCCGACCCGGAGACCCACCTCGTCTTCAATACCCACATCGACACCGTCTCGCCGCACGTGCCGTTCGCGCGCGACCAGATCGACGGGCATACCGTCCGGATTCACGGCCGCGGCGCCTGCGACGCGAAGGGACCGCTGGCGGCGATCCTCGCCGCGTTCTTCGCGGTCGAGCCCCGCGAGGACGCCCGCGTGACGCTCGCGGTGACCCCCGACGAGGAAGTCCTCTCCACGGGCGCGGCGGCGCTCGACCTCGACGCCGACTGCTACGTCGTCGGCGAGCCGACAGGACTCGACGTCTGCACCGCCGCGAAGGGTCGGTTTCAGGGCACGCTGACGCTCACCGGTACGGCGGCCCACGCCGCCGAACCGGGGTCGGGAACGAACGCCGTCGCGGGCCTGGAGGGCGCGCTCGCCGCGATCCGGACGTTCGACGACGGGCGGGAGTCGCACTCGCAACTGGGGGCGGCGACGCTGACGCCGACGGTCGTCTCCGGCGGCGACGCGACGAACCAGGTCCCGGCGCGCTGCGAACTCGTCCTCGACCGGCGGAGCGTCCCGCCCGAGACGGCAGACGGATTCAGGTCGGAACTGGAGACCGCGGTCCGGGCGGCCGTGCCCGACGACGTCGGCGTCGCGTTCGACCTCACCGACCGGCCGACGCCGTTCCTGGAGGCGTTCGCGACCGACGAGTCCCACGACCTCGTCCGGACCCTCGCGGCCGCGAGCGAGCGCGCCGGCGGGTCGGGCGCGGTCCGGCCGTTCACCGCCGCGACCGAGGCCTCGTACTTCTCGCCCGCACCGGTCGTCGTCTTCGGACCGGGCGTCCTCGCCGACGACGAGGGCGCGGTCGCCCACGCCAAGCGCGAGTACGTCGACGTCGCGGACGTGCGGCGCGCGGGTTCGGCGTTGAGGGACGCGACGCGACGGCTCGTGGGGCGTTGA
- the dapF gene encoding diaminopimelate epimerase has product MSVQHDRVAVEKYHGTGNDFIVVDAVESIPDRPAFATTHCDRETGVDHEESPRTGADGVLFLALEPMYSPPRVVMTLVQPDGSVAAMCGNGARVAAAWAAERTGSDELMIDTPAGTRRAVVDGDDVTIEMGVPSFAPRDVPLAREAERSEASEERAGAKRHASREAELIEEDVEGLTVTAVNTGVPHAVAFVDDVDDVDLEAVAPAVRHADVFPEGANVTLASRVDADDDSDVDSDAGPRFRQRTYERGVEGETRSCGTGAVAVAAVAKRLDLVTGEETITVSPPGGDLRITVPDGDSATLAGPAEREFAGELDTVVRST; this is encoded by the coding sequence ATGAGCGTACAGCACGACCGCGTCGCAGTCGAGAAGTACCACGGCACCGGCAACGACTTCATCGTCGTCGACGCCGTCGAATCGATCCCCGACCGACCCGCGTTCGCGACGACCCACTGCGACCGCGAGACCGGCGTCGACCACGAGGAATCCCCGCGGACGGGCGCCGACGGCGTCCTCTTTCTGGCGCTGGAGCCGATGTACTCGCCGCCGCGCGTCGTGATGACGCTCGTGCAACCCGACGGGTCGGTCGCCGCGATGTGCGGCAACGGCGCGCGCGTCGCCGCCGCCTGGGCGGCCGAGCGCACCGGCTCCGACGAATTGATGATCGACACGCCCGCGGGCACGCGTCGCGCCGTCGTCGACGGCGACGACGTCACCATCGAGATGGGCGTCCCGTCGTTCGCGCCGCGGGACGTTCCGTTAGCCCGCGAGGCCGAACGAAGTGAGGCCTCGGAGGAGCGAGCGGGAGCGAAGCGACACGCGAGCCGCGAGGCCGAACTGATCGAGGAGGACGTCGAGGGACTGACCGTCACCGCGGTGAACACGGGCGTCCCGCACGCCGTCGCGTTCGTCGACGACGTCGACGACGTGGATCTCGAAGCCGTCGCGCCCGCGGTTCGCCACGCCGACGTGTTCCCCGAAGGCGCGAACGTCACGCTCGCCTCGCGGGTCGACGCGGACGACGACTCCGACGTCGATTCCGACGCCGGGCCCCGCTTCCGCCAGCGGACCTACGAGCGCGGCGTGGAGGGCGAGACGCGCTCCTGCGGCACCGGCGCGGTCGCCGTCGCGGCCGTCGCCAAGCGCCTCGACCTCGTGACCGGCGAGGAGACGATCACCGTCAGTCCGCCCGGCGGCGACCTGCGCATCACGGTTCCCGACGGCGACTCCGCGACGCTCGCTGGCCCCGCAGAGCGGGAGTTCGCGGGCGAACTGGACACCGTCGTGCGGTCGACGTAA